A DNA window from Niabella yanshanensis contains the following coding sequences:
- a CDS encoding sensor histidine kinase: MKLITKLTLFTTISKAVIVLLFVWLLPSMVEGVASDYTNYLLKQQEKKVFVTIQENGIDYYLEGDSSYGSYTMLKEEYISLEQNNHLTMPDTLLTSKRMIEGDTLTYRLLVRNFEYDGKSYILEIGKALASINQYDKPLQRIALSVLLILVLLTLITDLGFTHVVLRPLKRIIRSKLYSPKFPYNEKLEPVATSTSDFSYLDEALINLMHRITADFERERAFTSNASHELMTPMGILQNKMENIMLSTEDRDVLEKVSVMMKTLGRLKKIVNSLLLISRIENNQYARQDTIALAPMISEMMKELEPLMEEKGIRYTTYIPNDIIVKSASKDLLFQLLYNLLTNAIRYNRTGGSIEISGNYSPEEKYVIIIRDTGIGIEAGELPYIFDRFKKTSSSCSSSNGLGLSIVKSIADFHGIEIKVSSVRHHGSSFFVGFPQMMVNLQ, encoded by the coding sequence GTGAAACTGATTACAAAACTTACGTTGTTTACCACTATTTCAAAGGCAGTAATTGTATTGCTGTTTGTATGGTTGCTACCTTCAATGGTGGAAGGGGTTGCTTCTGACTACACTAATTATCTGTTAAAGCAACAGGAAAAAAAAGTATTTGTTACTATTCAAGAAAATGGGATTGATTATTACCTGGAGGGAGATTCCTCCTATGGCAGCTATACGATGCTGAAGGAAGAATACATTTCGCTGGAACAGAATAATCATTTGACCATGCCAGACACCCTGCTGACATCAAAGCGAATGATAGAAGGAGATACTTTAACCTACCGGCTGCTGGTTCGGAACTTTGAGTACGACGGCAAATCCTATATATTGGAAATCGGGAAAGCGCTCGCATCTATCAACCAATACGATAAGCCCTTACAAAGAATAGCCTTATCGGTGCTATTGATACTGGTCCTATTAACACTAATTACGGATTTAGGATTTACGCATGTAGTGTTACGACCTTTGAAACGTATTATACGCAGTAAGTTGTATTCACCAAAATTTCCGTACAATGAAAAGCTGGAGCCGGTTGCTACATCCACTTCAGATTTTAGCTACCTTGATGAAGCGTTGATCAACCTGATGCACCGGATCACAGCCGACTTTGAAAGAGAGCGGGCATTTACTTCAAACGCCTCTCATGAACTGATGACTCCGATGGGAATCCTCCAGAATAAAATGGAAAACATTATGCTTTCTACGGAGGATCGGGATGTATTAGAAAAGGTATCAGTGATGATGAAAACGCTCGGCAGGTTAAAAAAGATAGTGAATTCCCTGTTGCTGATTTCGCGGATTGAGAACAATCAATATGCCAGGCAGGATACAATTGCGCTTGCTCCGATGATTTCGGAAATGATGAAAGAGTTGGAACCGCTTATGGAGGAAAAAGGAATAAGGTACACTACTTATATTCCTAATGATATCATCGTAAAATCGGCTAGCAAGGATTTGCTTTTTCAACTATTGTATAATCTGCTTACCAATGCCATCCGGTATAACAGAACCGGAGGGAGCATTGAAATTAGCGGCAACTATTCTCCCGAAGAAAAATATGTGATAATAATTAGGGATACAGGAATCGGAATTGAGGCAGGGGAATTACCCTACATATTTGATCGGTTTAAAAAAACATCTTCATCCTGTTCCAGCAGCAATGGGCTTGGCCTTTCTATCGTAAAAAGTATTGCTGATTTTCATGGCATTGAAATAAAAGTTTCATCGGTGAGGCATCACGGAAGCAGCTTCTTTGTTGGCTTCCCTCAGATGATGGTGAACCTGCAGTGA
- a CDS encoding family 43 glycosylhydrolase, with amino-acid sequence MKKYISRCLLGIATIVTLGHCSKDKKDKSIDNGVPGRPQIRLVQPAIAVPGDTITITGNNFGTSTGQLAVSFDNQDAAVVTAADNQVKVIVPAPAESELVKIRVKLGDQPSNRFLFTIDYPHPKIKAYPVKAAAGDTIEITGSGFGDKKSDVAINFSGKAATVIAVTGQKIQLIVPEYAGQKDGDIQVAVRQKTSDNVPFSYINIQYSNPVVSRSLPDPTVIRSADGWFYLYATEDTRNIPVMRSQNLFEWTQAGTAFTDATRPDFEPNGGLWAPSIHYINGKYVLYYSMSVWGGEWTCGIGVATADQPGGPFTDKGKLFRSNEIDVQNSIDPYFIEDNGKKYLFWGSFRGIYMIEMSDDGLSIKPGATKQQVAGTYFEGVYIYKKANHYYMFASIGSCCAGLNSTYQLVVGRSANLAGPYVDKNGKTMMSNGYTLVINKNASFVGNGHCSQIVQDKKGSDWLLYHGIKTTDASGRVLMLDQLHWDAGGWPFITGGTPSLRTLAPVFD; translated from the coding sequence ATGAAGAAATATATCAGCCGATGCCTCCTGGGCATTGCAACTATTGTAACGCTTGGTCATTGCTCGAAAGACAAGAAGGATAAAAGCATTGACAATGGTGTACCCGGAAGACCGCAAATACGGCTGGTGCAACCTGCTATTGCCGTGCCGGGCGATACGATCACTATTACCGGTAATAATTTTGGCACCAGTACCGGTCAGCTGGCCGTTTCATTCGACAATCAGGACGCTGCCGTAGTGACGGCAGCAGATAACCAGGTAAAAGTAATAGTGCCCGCACCTGCAGAAAGTGAACTGGTAAAAATCAGGGTTAAGCTGGGCGATCAGCCATCGAACCGATTTCTTTTTACCATTGACTATCCACATCCAAAAATTAAAGCTTATCCCGTAAAAGCTGCTGCAGGCGATACTATTGAAATTACCGGATCAGGATTTGGCGATAAAAAGTCTGATGTTGCCATAAACTTTAGTGGCAAAGCTGCTACTGTTATAGCTGTAACAGGACAAAAAATACAATTAATAGTTCCTGAATATGCCGGCCAAAAAGATGGAGACATCCAGGTAGCTGTACGGCAAAAAACGTCGGACAATGTGCCATTCAGCTATATCAATATTCAATACAGCAACCCGGTCGTCAGCAGAAGTCTTCCCGATCCGACAGTTATTAGATCTGCTGACGGATGGTTTTACCTTTACGCAACTGAGGATACCCGCAATATACCTGTAATGCGTTCTCAAAATCTTTTCGAATGGACCCAAGCAGGCACTGCTTTTACCGATGCCACCCGCCCGGATTTCGAACCCAATGGCGGATTGTGGGCGCCTAGCATTCATTACATCAACGGTAAGTATGTATTGTATTATTCTATGTCTGTATGGGGCGGTGAGTGGACCTGTGGTATAGGTGTTGCTACGGCCGATCAGCCGGGCGGACCCTTTACAGACAAGGGCAAGCTGTTTAGAAGTAATGAAATTGATGTGCAAAATTCTATTGATCCCTATTTCATAGAAGACAACGGGAAAAAGTACTTGTTCTGGGGAAGTTTCAGGGGCATCTATATGATAGAAATGAGCGACGATGGGCTTTCAATTAAACCGGGAGCTACAAAACAGCAGGTAGCCGGTACCTATTTTGAAGGAGTTTACATCTATAAAAAAGCTAACCATTACTATATGTTTGCTTCCATTGGTTCCTGCTGTGCAGGCCTGAACAGTACCTATCAGCTGGTAGTCGGGCGCTCGGCCAATCTCGCAGGGCCGTATGTAGATAAAAATGGTAAAACAATGATGTCAAATGGTTATACCTTAGTCATCAATAAAAATGCTTCTTTTGTTGGCAACGGGCATTGTTCACAGATTGTACAGGACAAAAAAGGCAGTGACTGGTTACTCTACCATGGCATTAAAACCACTGATGCTTCGGGACGTGTACTGATGCTGGATCAACTTCACTGGGATGCCGGTGGCTGGCCGTTTATCACCGGCGGCACTCCATCGTTAAGAACGCTTGCCCCGGTTTTTGATTAG
- a CDS encoding TonB-dependent receptor, translating to MKFLALCVGMLYIGMLHAQTAIRGKITDQQTGEALSGATVKAGTLVTMTSADGTFTIELQQGVAYLTASFTGYETMRVPLSSQQPYLLISLASNNVNLSTVSVTGYQTNRKLLETAGSIGILNAASLQRGDNMDIMAALNTIPGVKMEAYTAGNYRISIRGSLINNPWGIRNLRVYWNDIPLSSPDGTAQKSIDFDPAIIGSVEILKGPSGSMFGAGNGGVLLIKNSKAAIGQNTLEAGYTAGSYGFNRLETAYKVADSSFNISANIIRQRYDGYRENNWGNKDVVNIFSEYSPGKNRKISFFVTHAGGSLGIAGGLTQGQMDLMPRQAVIYNKENKISVKKYDATSVGASQTYEFNDRFFNTTSIYGNFQTYDHPFGSGIYYNGYLKESLSGYGARTKFRYAADLGNIKSRFSVGAEYQYQHQLGNTFAVINDVPRTWPEPGALRQNDIVVSKSNSLFAQAELDLPLGIFFTAGASFNRLSYDILDLFKDSMHVNYSGLLKFPDRISPRVGLVKKITQTVAVHASMSYGYSPPPVSQINNYDGTLNIDIKPEDGRNYELGLRGGLFKNRFNFDISGYQMHLKNAIVPVARPNGTTAYRNAGATNQKGIEALLSYVAISNSEKHLSFLKIWASYSYNDYRFTDYKTQSFDWASSSVITLDNSGKQVTGVVPHSLSAGVDMDTNWGFFSNLVYYYYEKIPLNDANTYFSNPYSLLNGKLGYRRAIGPLGCEIFAGINNAFNAQYSSLILYNADANGIPPQFFNPSPGINYYSGLKLKYNF from the coding sequence ATGAAATTTCTTGCACTTTGTGTGGGGATGCTATATATCGGCATGCTGCATGCACAGACGGCTATCCGGGGTAAAATAACCGATCAGCAAACAGGTGAAGCGCTTTCCGGAGCGACAGTAAAAGCAGGAACGCTGGTGACTATGACTTCAGCGGATGGAACTTTTACCATAGAACTTCAACAAGGAGTGGCCTATCTAACGGCTTCTTTTACGGGCTATGAAACAATGCGTGTTCCATTATCGTCCCAACAACCCTATCTTTTAATATCATTGGCAAGCAATAATGTGAATTTAAGCACTGTTTCTGTTACAGGTTATCAAACTAACCGGAAACTTTTAGAAACTGCAGGCTCAATTGGCATCTTAAATGCCGCTTCACTTCAACGCGGCGATAATATGGATATTATGGCTGCATTGAATACCATTCCTGGCGTAAAAATGGAAGCCTATACAGCAGGAAATTACAGGATTTCAATAAGGGGAAGTTTAATTAATAATCCATGGGGAATCAGGAATCTGCGTGTTTACTGGAACGATATACCGTTGTCATCTCCGGATGGTACGGCGCAAAAAAGCATCGACTTCGACCCGGCTATAATTGGCTCTGTAGAGATATTGAAGGGGCCATCAGGAAGTATGTTTGGCGCGGGAAATGGAGGAGTGCTCCTTATCAAAAACTCAAAAGCTGCGATAGGGCAAAATACATTGGAGGCTGGCTATACTGCCGGATCCTATGGGTTTAACCGCCTTGAGACAGCTTACAAAGTTGCGGACAGCAGTTTTAATATATCGGCCAACATCATCCGGCAACGTTATGATGGTTACCGTGAAAATAATTGGGGGAACAAGGATGTTGTAAATATCTTCTCAGAATACAGTCCTGGTAAAAACAGGAAGATCAGTTTTTTTGTTACACATGCCGGGGGTAGTCTGGGTATTGCGGGAGGATTGACCCAGGGCCAGATGGATTTGATGCCCAGACAGGCTGTCATATATAATAAGGAGAACAAAATTTCTGTGAAGAAATACGATGCTACATCGGTTGGCGCTTCGCAGACCTATGAATTCAACGACAGGTTTTTCAATACAACAAGTATATACGGTAATTTTCAAACCTACGATCATCCTTTTGGGTCAGGTATCTATTATAATGGTTATTTGAAGGAAAGCTTATCAGGTTATGGTGCTAGAACAAAGTTCCGGTATGCTGCCGACCTGGGCAATATTAAAAGCCGGTTTAGCGTGGGAGCGGAATACCAGTACCAGCACCAGTTGGGGAATACTTTCGCTGTTATTAATGATGTGCCCCGAACATGGCCCGAACCGGGAGCGTTGCGCCAAAATGATATTGTCGTATCGAAATCGAATTCCTTGTTTGCGCAGGCAGAGCTGGACCTGCCTTTGGGTATATTCTTCACTGCAGGTGCCAGTTTCAACCGTTTATCATACGATATCCTGGATCTTTTTAAAGATTCGATGCATGTAAATTACTCCGGATTATTAAAGTTTCCGGACCGGATTTCTCCCAGGGTTGGACTTGTAAAGAAAATCACTCAAACTGTGGCGGTACATGCCAGTATGAGCTACGGTTACTCTCCGCCGCCTGTGTCTCAAATCAATAACTATGACGGAACACTAAACATCGACATCAAACCGGAGGATGGTCGTAATTATGAGCTCGGACTGAGAGGAGGATTATTTAAAAACCGTTTCAATTTCGATATAAGCGGTTATCAAATGCATCTGAAAAATGCGATCGTTCCGGTAGCAAGACCTAATGGTACCACAGCCTATAGAAATGCAGGCGCCACTAACCAAAAAGGAATAGAGGCGTTACTATCTTATGTGGCTATCAGTAACTCTGAAAAACACTTGTCATTTTTGAAAATTTGGGCAAGTTATAGTTATAATGACTACAGATTTACAGATTATAAAACCCAATCCTTTGATTGGGCGTCTTCCTCGGTAATAACTTTAGATAACTCGGGCAAACAGGTAACAGGTGTGGTGCCGCACAGTTTGTCTGCGGGAGTTGACATGGATACGAATTGGGGTTTCTTTAGTAATCTTGTTTATTATTATTACGAAAAGATCCCGCTAAATGATGCCAATACCTACTTTTCAAATCCTTATTCTTTACTGAATGGAAAGCTTGGATACCGCAGGGCAATCGGACCCCTGGGTTGCGAAATCTTTGCAGGAATAAATAATGCATTTAACGCACAATATTCGTCATTGATACTCTATAATGCAGATGCCAACGGTATCCCGCCGCAGTTTTTTAATCCCTCACCGGGTATTAACTATTATTCAGGTTTAAAACTTAAATATAATTTCTAA
- a CDS encoding YHS domain-containing protein, translated as MKLYIFLIVMVFLLSCGTENNKGNTSQQALSISDSLNLAGCVSLTSDENNHLVISWTETETESKKKHFYMATFDELTKAFLTRVSIPVEQNVALHEEGMPKIAIKGDGTIIAVYETSTPSEKNKFAGDVRYIVSMDKGKTWTLPRYLHQDTVAGKSHSFATITRLGDGEIGACWLDASLSKISKGRPVKFAKTSAANAFGNEQLVDSVACECCRIAIGGHPDGRLAIAFRDIINDSIRDLSIITSNDNGKNFSGAIPFSNDGWVIDGCPHNGPSVSIGEKNIYVTWFTGGTQKGVYYGKLGDQMQLSYKRLMSAQGRFIQLCQLPDDSSVVTFNEARVEGDLHYNRIMLHKMTKGKAYSFEIDGRRSLATYPVVKALSADKVMVAWSQDDKIYYQVVDVSAIKQPVPDVQPAAGVILSNPATIKTSNPTDPVCGMTIGGHASLTATYQAKVMGFCSDICRDKFIKDPAAFD; from the coding sequence ATGAAGCTGTATATTTTTTTGATTGTTATGGTGTTTCTGTTATCCTGTGGTACTGAAAACAACAAAGGCAATACATCACAACAGGCCCTGTCGATTTCCGACTCTTTAAATCTAGCGGGATGTGTTAGCCTGACAAGTGACGAGAACAACCATCTTGTGATCAGTTGGACTGAAACAGAAACAGAAAGTAAAAAGAAGCATTTTTACATGGCTACTTTTGATGAATTGACCAAAGCTTTTTTAACCAGGGTGTCTATACCGGTTGAGCAGAACGTGGCCTTGCACGAAGAAGGCATGCCGAAAATTGCTATTAAAGGGGATGGTACTATTATTGCTGTTTACGAAACCTCCACGCCCAGTGAGAAAAATAAGTTTGCAGGAGACGTTAGGTATATTGTATCAATGGACAAAGGGAAGACCTGGACGCTTCCCCGGTATCTGCACCAGGATACAGTCGCCGGGAAGAGTCATTCTTTCGCAACGATAACAAGGTTGGGGGATGGGGAAATAGGCGCTTGCTGGCTGGATGCATCCTTAAGTAAAATTAGTAAAGGGAGGCCAGTGAAGTTTGCAAAAACAAGTGCTGCAAATGCCTTTGGGAATGAACAGCTCGTTGATTCGGTTGCCTGTGAATGTTGTCGGATAGCCATTGGAGGTCATCCTGACGGCAGGCTGGCAATAGCTTTTCGGGATATTATTAATGATTCGATACGGGACTTATCTATAATAACTTCAAACGATAACGGAAAAAACTTTAGCGGAGCAATACCATTTAGTAATGATGGATGGGTAATCGATGGTTGTCCTCATAATGGTCCGTCTGTTTCAATAGGCGAAAAAAATATTTATGTTACCTGGTTTACCGGTGGAACTCAGAAAGGAGTGTATTATGGAAAATTAGGGGATCAAATGCAGTTATCATATAAACGGCTGATGAGTGCGCAAGGTAGATTCATACAATTATGCCAGTTGCCGGATGATAGCTCTGTTGTTACTTTCAACGAAGCCCGCGTTGAAGGTGACCTCCATTATAACAGAATCATGTTACATAAAATGACAAAGGGAAAAGCGTATAGCTTTGAAATAGATGGCCGAAGGTCTCTGGCCACTTATCCTGTTGTAAAAGCGCTATCTGCTGATAAAGTTATGGTAGCCTGGAGCCAGGACGATAAGATCTATTACCAGGTAGTAGATGTGAGTGCAATTAAGCAGCCGGTTCCGGATGTTCAGCCAGCTGCAGGCGTTATCCTTTCAAATCCGGCAACTATCAAGACTTCGAATCCAACCGATCCTGTATGTGGAATGACTATCGGAGGCCACGCTTCGCTTACGGCAACATACCAGGCAAAAGTGATGGGCTTTTGCTCAGATATCTGCAGGGATAAATTTATCAAAGATCCGGCTGCCTTTGATTGA
- a CDS encoding heparinase II/III domain-containing protein — MTTLLYKIYIRTRCSFMLLSCIALYLSANGQAFNYENIAAHPRLLLKQGEEQQIKASIRKSAELKKVDDYILKISDQSITEPPLVFQKEGKRLLAVSRKALTRLFYLSYSFRMTGESKYAKRAETELNALCKFESWNPSHFLDVGEMCMGVAIAYDWLYDQLKESTKKNVRAAILEKAFKASYYKSDAWFLEAHSNWNSVCNAGLVYGALAILDEEKEAAVAIIERSLKSNLLPLKAFAPDGNYPEGPGYWNYGTSFQVMLSAALQTALGSDHNLSKAPGFMQSAYYMLFAQGPSGFYYNYYDCGRAIAPSPAMFWFADQLKDPSLIYNEKELIKKGRYTQQGTDDDRILPLAMIFSKNMDLSKSLKPVKKIFIGHGITPVTIVRTQWQDNQSKYLGIKGGSAADGHAHMDQGSFVYDEAGLRWAMDFGLQSYITLESKGVDLWNMEQSSQRWDIFRYNNLNHNTISINNQRHNVKGRANIIETFEKDKELGATVDLTQVLNLHNEVRSATRKAVIVRDRYLQVDDLIEAGASPVDIRWNMVTPAVAEIVGDTTIRLSQQGKTMLLTFHGSEPFKLVVRPSENPEAYRCEFGNYNYGNYNQPNKGTIMLGFDAKIQANKKAKFSVVLKMADK, encoded by the coding sequence ATGACTACTCTATTATATAAAATATACATTCGAACCAGATGTAGCTTTATGCTGTTAAGTTGCATTGCGCTGTACCTTTCGGCCAACGGCCAGGCGTTCAACTATGAAAATATAGCCGCTCATCCAAGGCTATTGTTAAAGCAGGGCGAGGAGCAGCAAATAAAAGCATCGATTCGAAAAAGTGCTGAATTAAAGAAAGTAGATGATTACATACTAAAAATTTCAGACCAATCAATTACTGAGCCTCCATTGGTATTTCAAAAAGAAGGAAAGCGGTTGCTGGCCGTTTCAAGAAAGGCGCTCACCCGCTTATTTTACCTTTCTTATAGTTTCCGTATGACAGGAGAGAGTAAATATGCGAAGAGGGCGGAGACCGAATTAAATGCTTTATGCAAATTTGAAAGCTGGAACCCCTCGCATTTCCTGGATGTTGGTGAAATGTGTATGGGAGTGGCAATTGCTTATGACTGGTTATACGATCAGCTGAAAGAAAGCACTAAAAAAAACGTGCGGGCAGCTATATTGGAAAAAGCATTCAAGGCTTCTTACTATAAATCGGATGCCTGGTTTTTGGAAGCACATAGCAACTGGAACTCGGTTTGTAATGCTGGCCTTGTATATGGGGCATTGGCGATACTGGATGAGGAAAAAGAAGCAGCAGTAGCTATCATTGAAAGATCGTTAAAATCCAACCTGCTGCCTTTAAAGGCCTTTGCTCCTGATGGCAATTATCCCGAAGGACCGGGTTACTGGAACTACGGTACCAGTTTCCAGGTAATGCTGTCAGCCGCATTGCAAACAGCTCTGGGATCTGATCATAATCTGTCAAAGGCACCCGGTTTTATGCAGTCTGCCTATTATATGCTTTTTGCCCAGGGACCGTCCGGCTTTTATTACAACTACTATGATTGCGGCAGAGCCATTGCGCCTTCTCCCGCTATGTTCTGGTTTGCTGACCAGCTAAAAGATCCTTCCTTAATCTACAACGAAAAGGAACTGATAAAAAAAGGACGATATACCCAACAGGGTACAGATGATGACCGGATACTCCCTCTTGCAATGATTTTTTCAAAAAATATGGACCTGTCAAAATCTTTGAAGCCGGTTAAAAAGATATTTATAGGTCATGGCATCACACCCGTAACGATAGTGCGTACCCAATGGCAGGATAACCAAAGTAAATATCTCGGCATTAAAGGCGGCAGCGCGGCAGATGGGCATGCCCATATGGACCAGGGCAGTTTTGTGTATGACGAGGCCGGACTGAGATGGGCCATGGATTTTGGTTTGCAAAGCTATATCACGCTTGAGTCTAAAGGTGTAGACCTCTGGAATATGGAGCAAAGTTCCCAACGTTGGGATATCTTCCGGTACAACAATCTTAATCACAATACCATCAGCATCAATAATCAAAGGCATAACGTAAAGGGCCGGGCCAATATCATAGAGACTTTTGAGAAAGATAAAGAGTTGGGGGCTACTGTGGACCTCACGCAGGTACTTAACCTGCATAATGAAGTCAGGTCTGCCACCAGAAAGGCCGTGATAGTAAGAGATCGCTATTTGCAGGTAGACGACCTTATTGAAGCGGGGGCGTCGCCCGTAGATATACGATGGAATATGGTTACCCCTGCAGTCGCCGAAATTGTAGGTGACACAACTATCCGGCTTTCGCAGCAAGGTAAAACAATGCTGTTAACGTTTCATGGAAGTGAGCCCTTCAAACTGGTAGTAAGGCCTTCAGAAAATCCTGAAGCTTACCGTTGCGAGTTTGGCAACTATAATTATGGAAATTATAACCAACCTAATAAAGGCACTATAATGCTGGGGTTCGATGCGAAAATCCAGGCAAATAAAAAGGCTAAGTTTTCTGTTGTTCTTAAAATGGCTGATAAATAA
- a CDS encoding sensor histidine kinase, producing the protein MLTVYVTSLRRKLKQACQKIRCLETTDLEKDKFFTVMAHDLNGFVNTGHAALQLYRSGVLPDKDAGFVLDSIEEKFHTASVTLQSLLNWGKLLFRGASISKCTFDMTAVINAELDLAKAAMRTKDIYVINELEFRQYVYADPEQCKFIIRNLINNALKFTRNNGIITIGISENVRPGFVVIAVKDSGIGMSPGKLEKVFFPFGESTEGTAREKGNGVGLMLCREYARRNGGDLWAESQNEIGTTFYLAVKSRTDHLTNQQSGVKDRTCHSPVAQYHEQFG; encoded by the coding sequence TTGTTGACAGTATATGTTACCAGCCTTCGCCGCAAACTCAAACAGGCGTGTCAAAAGATCCGGTGCCTGGAAACAACGGATCTGGAAAAGGATAAATTTTTTACGGTGATGGCCCACGACCTTAATGGCTTTGTCAACACAGGTCATGCGGCGCTCCAGCTTTATAGGTCAGGGGTTTTACCGGATAAAGATGCAGGGTTTGTTCTTGATAGCATTGAGGAGAAATTTCATACGGCCTCAGTGACACTTCAAAGCCTTTTAAATTGGGGTAAATTACTTTTCAGAGGCGCTTCTATCAGCAAGTGTACCTTTGATATGACTGCTGTAATAAATGCTGAGCTGGACCTGGCAAAGGCAGCTATGAGAACTAAGGATATATACGTGATCAACGAACTTGAGTTCAGGCAATACGTATATGCCGATCCGGAGCAGTGCAAATTCATCATCCGCAATCTTATTAATAACGCGCTGAAGTTCACGCGTAATAATGGTATCATTACAATTGGGATATCTGAAAACGTGCGCCCTGGCTTTGTAGTGATCGCTGTAAAGGATAGTGGTATAGGAATGTCTCCTGGGAAATTAGAGAAAGTTTTTTTTCCTTTTGGAGAAAGTACAGAAGGCACAGCCAGGGAAAAGGGAAACGGCGTCGGACTCATGTTATGCCGTGAATACGCACGGCGGAACGGCGGCGATCTGTGGGCGGAAAGCCAGAATGAAATAGGGACGACTTTTTACTTAGCTGTAAAAAGCCGGACAGATCATTTGACCAATCAGCAGTCCGGTGTTAAAGATCGTACTTGCCATAGCCCCGTTGCGCAATATCATGAGCAGTTTGGTTAG